TCAGGAATTATCTGGAACGATCCGCCTTTTGTTGAAACCAAAACTTCCGGCTGTACAAAAATGGTTTTCCCAAATCGCATCCAGACACCGCCGACCATACCTGTTTTGGTATCCAGACTTTGTTTTAAATTATCCCGCACATCGGAACCGTCAAACTTTTTATAGGCATTTCCATTTTCATCATAACGGGTTGTGAAAACGTTGCCCATGGTTAACTTGGATAAGTTAACACCACCTTTAATACCAAATGCGAAACCTTTTGTTTGAGCCTGCGCAGAAATCAGCGTTGTCAGGAATAAAAGTGTCGTATAAATTGTTCTTTTAAATACGTTCATACGGAAAATTGTTGATGACTAAAACCGATTGATAACGTCAGGAAATAAAAAACGATACGCGAACTCACTGTTTTTTGATTTAACGGATAAAAGGTTTGCATATTTGAGTAAATTTTCGTGCCAGGATTTTTAACACTTTATACAACAACAAATTAAGAAAAATACCTTATGGCCAAAGCCAAAACAGCATATTTTTGTCAGGAGTGCGGATATAATTCACCCAAATGGGTCGGTCGGTGTCCTTCTTGCGGAGAGTGGAATACCATGGTGCAGGAAGTCATTGAAAAAGAAGAGAAAAAGGCCACAGTTACCTGGAAATCGGTAAATCTGGCGAGCAAACCAAAGGCAATTGCAGAGATTGAGTATGCGAATGAACCAAGAATTACTACCAGCGATGGTGAGCTGAATCGTGTTTTGGGTGGGGGAATCGTGCAGGGATCGCTGGTATTGATAGGAGGTGAGCCCGGCATTGGAAAATCGACGCTGATGTTACAGATTGCGCTGACACTTTCAAATAAAAAAGTTCTTTACGTTTCCGGAGAGGAATCTGAGCAGCAAATAAAAATGCGGGCGGAAAGAATGTCGTCCAAAAGTGATAATTGTTTTATTCTGACAGAAACTCAGACCGCCAATATATTTCGTCAGATCGAAGAATTTCAGCCACAGATACTGATCATAGATTCTATCCAGACTATGCATTCCGCATATATCGAATCCGGGGCAGGAAGTGTTTCGCAAGTTCGGGAATGTACGGCTGAGTTTATGAAATATGCCAAAGAAACCGGCGTTCCTGTATTTCTGATTGGCCATATTACAAAAGACGGATCACTTGCGGGACCAAAAGTTTTGGAACATATGGTTGATACGGTTTTACAATTTGAAGGTGATCGTCATACAACGTATAGGATTCTGAGAACCCAGAAAAACCGTTTTGGCAGTACTTCGGAATTGGGGATTTATGAAATGCACAGCGCCGGATTAAGGCAGGTTAGTAATCCATCAGAAATATTAATTTCACAAAGAGACGAACCGATCAGCGGAATTTCTATCGGTTCTATGATGGAAGGAAATCGTCCTCTTTTAATTGAAATTCAGTCGCTTGTGAGTGTGGCTACCTATGGAACTCCGCAAAGAAGTGGAACGGGTTTTGACGCGAAAAGGTTACAA
The nucleotide sequence above comes from Dyadobacter subterraneus. Encoded proteins:
- the radA gene encoding DNA repair protein RadA gives rise to the protein MAKAKTAYFCQECGYNSPKWVGRCPSCGEWNTMVQEVIEKEEKKATVTWKSVNLASKPKAIAEIEYANEPRITTSDGELNRVLGGGIVQGSLVLIGGEPGIGKSTLMLQIALTLSNKKVLYVSGEESEQQIKMRAERMSSKSDNCFILTETQTANIFRQIEEFQPQILIIDSIQTMHSAYIESGAGSVSQVRECTAEFMKYAKETGVPVFLIGHITKDGSLAGPKVLEHMVDTVLQFEGDRHTTYRILRTQKNRFGSTSELGIYEMHSAGLRQVSNPSEILISQRDEPISGISIGSMMEGNRPLLIEIQSLVSVATYGTPQRSGTGFDAKRLQMLLAVLEKRGGFRLGVQDVFLNVAGGLRVEDPAIDLSVVASIVSSYEDAFIPTSVCFAAEVGLGGEVRAVNRIESRISEAEKLGFKKIYISKYNGKGLDFKDAKIEVVTVAHLDQLFMELFLNK